From a single Planctellipticum variicoloris genomic region:
- a CDS encoding HD family phosphohydrolase — protein MSQSFEFDGMPIFQPRRTRSAKAASLKANSSLVTRVSCQLSNTDVLLRICVCTLFLGLLALSIGSWRMPFPFHQGDLVKNGILAKIDFERVNEDKTNLALLAVEDRVPPVFVLDAEPLWNLRYILRSQLFEVAEVQSLKELGAETRAKFGLSTPVGAETPASISPEQERDWKLLKDAIGPDKTDEQRIDEVVLEFDQFTSSLREFGVLDPAETTRRDLQPDQHITIVDRDGPTQELRQILIGDALLAETLKPSGRLGRMWKSYPAIVKLQPVLERWLLNSTPVTLQYDELLTRQAVDDARLTTEPISDSYKRGSVLVAPGSRLTEENLNVLRAQYDAIERSIPFGERIVRIVTVVALLLVLGSMIGYHLVRNEPRLVTSIGRLTVLLSVVTATIALAQWLSVDPWRAEVIPILCTAMVLSIAYNQVLGALAGFTMCLVVTLSTGGSVDQFVILMASVSAAVVPLQQVASRSKLVLVGFGTAVTFFVVTWGVSAIGTQQFSTLWADQQLLYSALRGAGWCLAAGYLVAGSLPFVEQTFGVVTDISLLELSDISHPLLQELVRRAPGTYNHSIGVATISETAADAIGANGLLCRVGAYFHDIGKMLKPQYFVENMLPGQGSRHEHLAPAMSTLIIIGHVKDGVDLAQQHGLPGPLIDFIEQHHGTTLVEYFYHAATKAAGADPDLRAAVEEAAFRYPGPKPQSKEAAVMMIADAVEGASRTLSDPTPRRIETLVHEIAIKRLLDGQFDESSLTLSELAIVEDSLTKSLIGIYHGRIKYPEQKTA, from the coding sequence TTGTCGCAGTCCTTCGAGTTCGACGGTATGCCGATCTTCCAGCCCCGACGTACGCGTTCCGCCAAGGCCGCCAGCCTGAAGGCGAATTCGTCGTTGGTGACGCGCGTCAGTTGCCAGCTCAGCAATACCGACGTGCTGTTGCGAATCTGCGTCTGCACCCTGTTCCTGGGACTGCTGGCGCTGTCGATCGGCTCCTGGCGGATGCCGTTCCCGTTTCACCAGGGCGATCTGGTCAAAAACGGAATTCTCGCAAAGATCGACTTTGAACGGGTCAACGAAGACAAAACCAATCTGGCTCTTCTGGCGGTCGAAGACCGCGTTCCTCCCGTATTCGTGCTGGACGCCGAACCGCTCTGGAATCTGCGCTATATTCTCCGCAGCCAGCTCTTTGAAGTTGCGGAAGTACAGAGCCTTAAAGAACTTGGAGCAGAAACTCGCGCCAAGTTCGGCCTGTCGACGCCGGTCGGAGCCGAAACGCCTGCGTCGATTTCTCCCGAGCAGGAACGGGACTGGAAACTCCTGAAGGACGCGATCGGCCCCGACAAAACCGATGAGCAGCGAATCGACGAGGTCGTGCTGGAGTTCGACCAGTTCACCTCCAGCCTGCGCGAGTTCGGGGTTCTCGATCCCGCGGAAACCACCCGTCGCGATCTGCAGCCGGATCAGCACATTACGATTGTCGATCGTGACGGCCCGACGCAGGAATTGCGGCAGATTCTCATCGGCGATGCCCTGCTGGCCGAAACGCTCAAACCCTCGGGGCGGCTGGGCCGCATGTGGAAGTCCTACCCCGCCATCGTCAAGTTGCAGCCCGTGCTCGAACGCTGGCTCCTCAACTCGACTCCGGTCACGCTGCAATACGACGAACTGCTGACCCGCCAGGCCGTCGACGACGCCCGACTGACCACGGAACCGATCAGCGATTCCTACAAACGGGGTTCCGTCCTGGTGGCCCCCGGCTCTCGGCTGACGGAAGAAAACCTGAACGTCCTCCGCGCCCAGTACGACGCCATCGAACGCAGCATCCCGTTCGGCGAGCGGATTGTCCGGATCGTCACGGTCGTGGCTCTGCTGCTCGTCCTTGGCAGCATGATCGGCTATCACCTGGTTCGAAACGAACCCCGGCTCGTCACCAGCATCGGACGTCTGACGGTATTGCTTTCCGTCGTCACCGCGACCATCGCCCTGGCCCAATGGCTCAGCGTCGATCCCTGGCGGGCCGAGGTGATCCCGATCCTCTGCACCGCCATGGTTCTGTCCATCGCCTACAACCAGGTCCTCGGCGCCCTCGCCGGGTTTACGATGTGCCTGGTCGTAACGCTCTCAACGGGCGGGTCCGTCGATCAGTTTGTGATTCTGATGGCCTCCGTCTCCGCCGCCGTCGTTCCGTTACAACAGGTCGCTTCCCGTTCCAAGCTGGTGCTCGTCGGCTTTGGGACCGCCGTCACATTCTTCGTCGTCACCTGGGGAGTCAGCGCGATTGGGACTCAACAGTTCTCAACGCTCTGGGCGGATCAGCAACTTCTTTACAGTGCGCTTCGCGGCGCCGGCTGGTGTCTCGCCGCCGGGTATCTGGTCGCCGGCAGCCTGCCGTTCGTGGAACAGACGTTCGGGGTGGTCACCGACATCAGCCTGCTGGAATTGAGCGACATCAGTCACCCGCTGCTGCAGGAGCTGGTCCGTCGGGCGCCCGGCACCTACAACCACTCGATCGGCGTCGCCACCATTTCTGAAACCGCCGCCGACGCCATCGGCGCCAACGGCCTCCTCTGCCGCGTCGGCGCCTACTTCCACGACATCGGCAAGATGCTCAAGCCCCAGTACTTCGTCGAGAACATGCTCCCCGGGCAGGGGAGCCGGCACGAGCACCTGGCGCCGGCCATGAGCACCCTCATCATCATCGGCCACGTCAAAGACGGCGTCGACCTCGCGCAACAGCACGGCCTCCCCGGGCCGTTGATCGATTTCATCGAACAGCACCACGGCACGACGCTGGTTGAGTATTTCTACCATGCCGCGACAAAAGCTGCCGGCGCCGACCCAGACCTCCGTGCCGCCGTCGAAGAAGCCGCCTTCCGCTACCCCGGCCCCAAACCGCAGTCCAAAGAGGCGGCGGTGATGATGATCGCCGACGCCGTCGAAGGGGCCAGCCGGACTCTGAGCGATCCGACGCCTCGCCGGATCGAGACCCTCGTTCATGAAATCGCGATCAAGCGGCTCCTGGACGGCCAGTTCGATGAGAGTTCGCTGACGCTCAGCGAGCTGGCGATTGTCGAAGACTCCCTGACCAAGTCGCTGATCGGCATCTACCACGGCCGGATCAAGTACCCGGAACAGAAGACCGCGTGA
- a CDS encoding formylmethanofuran dehydrogenase subunit B yields the protein MLIRTEESVTEHVACTACACVCDDLRITVADGRIAGLSTDCPHAVAWFASHEPSAEPAAVVRDRPVSVTEAVQAAAEILRKARAPLIYGLSRSSTDGQRAAVALADFLGATIDTTASEGHAPSILALQQSGESTCSLGEVKNRADLVIYWGSDPVVSHPRHLERYSLEPKGELIPNGRADRTLVVVDVARTATAELADVFIQVKPGRDFAALWTLRGLLQGIEPAPGTETGVPLETLRDLAERMKTCRSGVIFFGYGVARQPLGHRNVEALLRLVIDLNAFTRFYARRMRVLGDVSGADNVLCWQTGYPFSVNLARGYPRYNPGEFSAGDLLAHGETDAVLFVGTDRIDTFPLAARERLTQIPTIVLERANCELPVTPTVRVTTAVYGIHLPGTAYRMDEVPIPLRTTLPQQAPSDGDILRAILAELQGEKSETPSSKHQISSSR from the coding sequence ATGTTGATTCGCACCGAGGAATCCGTGACCGAGCACGTGGCCTGCACGGCGTGTGCCTGCGTGTGCGACGATCTGCGCATCACGGTCGCCGACGGACGGATTGCCGGGCTCTCGACCGACTGTCCGCACGCCGTCGCGTGGTTCGCATCGCACGAGCCTTCCGCCGAGCCGGCCGCGGTCGTGCGCGATCGCCCGGTCTCCGTGACCGAGGCCGTCCAGGCGGCTGCTGAGATTCTGCGCAAGGCGCGGGCGCCGCTGATCTATGGCCTGTCGCGGAGCAGCACGGACGGACAGCGGGCGGCAGTGGCGCTCGCGGATTTTCTGGGAGCGACGATCGACACGACGGCCTCCGAAGGGCACGCTCCATCGATCCTGGCGCTGCAGCAGTCGGGGGAATCGACCTGCTCGCTGGGGGAAGTCAAGAACCGGGCGGACCTGGTGATCTACTGGGGATCGGACCCGGTCGTGTCCCATCCGCGGCATCTGGAACGGTATTCCCTCGAACCGAAGGGGGAGTTGATCCCCAACGGACGGGCCGACCGGACCCTGGTCGTCGTCGACGTCGCACGGACTGCCACGGCGGAACTGGCCGACGTCTTCATACAGGTCAAACCCGGCCGGGACTTTGCGGCCCTCTGGACGCTCCGTGGTCTGCTGCAGGGAATCGAGCCTGCCCCCGGAACAGAGACCGGCGTGCCGCTGGAAACGCTCCGCGATCTGGCAGAGCGGATGAAAACGTGCCGGTCAGGCGTGATCTTCTTCGGATACGGCGTCGCCCGGCAGCCCCTGGGACATCGCAACGTCGAGGCGCTGCTCCGGCTGGTGATCGATCTCAACGCCTTCACCCGATTTTACGCCCGCCGGATGCGCGTCCTGGGAGACGTCTCGGGGGCCGATAATGTTCTCTGCTGGCAGACAGGATACCCCTTCAGCGTGAATCTGGCGCGGGGCTATCCGAGGTACAACCCGGGCGAGTTTTCCGCCGGGGATCTGCTGGCGCACGGCGAAACCGACGCAGTTCTGTTTGTCGGCACGGACCGCATCGACACGTTTCCGCTAGCGGCGCGGGAGCGCCTGACGCAGATCCCGACCATCGTCCTCGAACGGGCGAACTGCGAGCTGCCGGTGACGCCGACCGTCCGCGTCACGACCGCAGTCTACGGCATCCATCTGCCGGGAACGGCGTACCGGATGGACGAAGTCCCGATCCCGCTTAGAACGACGTTGCCGCAGCAGGCGCCGTCGGATGGCGACATCCTGCGTGCGATTCTGGCGGAGCTGCAGGGGGAGAAGTCTGAAACACCAAGTTCCAAACACCAGATCTCAAGTTCGCGATAA
- a CDS encoding dihydrofolate reductase family protein, with protein MRVSVYIAASLDGFIARPDGDIAWLTAFPDSDGEDYGYYDFLDSVDAIVMGRHTFEKVLTFGAWPFDDAKRVVVLSSTLAALPDDLPATVTLANGAPAEVLAQLVTEGIEHVYLDGGQTVQKFLAAGLVNRITLTHLPILLGQGIPLFGPLSDDISLRHVKTQSYASGFVQSTYDVA; from the coding sequence ATGCGTGTGTCGGTTTATATTGCGGCCAGTCTCGACGGGTTCATTGCCCGTCCGGATGGAGATATCGCCTGGCTGACGGCCTTTCCCGATTCCGATGGGGAGGATTACGGCTATTACGACTTTCTGGACTCGGTCGATGCCATCGTGATGGGCCGGCATACGTTCGAGAAGGTGCTGACGTTCGGCGCGTGGCCGTTCGATGACGCCAAGCGCGTGGTCGTTCTGTCTTCGACGCTCGCCGCCCTGCCGGATGATCTGCCCGCAACCGTGACGCTGGCGAATGGCGCGCCGGCGGAGGTGTTGGCGCAGCTTGTGACCGAAGGGATCGAGCACGTTTATCTCGACGGCGGGCAGACGGTGCAGAAGTTCCTCGCCGCGGGGCTGGTGAATCGGATCACGCTGACGCATCTGCCGATTCTGCTGGGCCAGGGAATCCCGCTGTTCGGCCCGCTGTCCGACGACATTTCGCTCCGGCATGTGAAGACGCAGAGTTACGCGAGCGGATTCGTGCAGAGCACTTACGACGTGGCGTAG
- a CDS encoding hemolysin family protein has protein sequence MLPVLLVVLLLLACWSAVGCYALQDYAYSRLEEICERRQIPDRFRQILTQQETALLGLELLLTASTLGLGIGLWLWIGWPARDLPDRAVQIALCLLEYAVGGLLIVLAADVLPWTVARVASEPFLFQFWPVIRFVQLLFAPALWLARILDHAAHRLAGRGNPEEDDASVINEEIRTVVDEGEKEGLVGSDASAMIYRVMELQDEDVGAIMTPRTEMYCINVESSLEEARLKLIEAGHSRIPVIGESTDDIQGILYAKDLLKALGPELVGTSPSTLKEILREPFYIPVTTQISALLELMKRQKVQIAIVLDEYGGVAGLATMEDILEEIVGEIDDEYDDDDDETVEEVHEISPHKVEVDARVHLDDLNRRFDFGLPEDGEFDTIGGFVFSQLGRVPRVGEVVPWELLNITILAADKRKALRLRLELPTAESAGKAAESETTT, from the coding sequence ATGTTACCGGTGCTTCTGGTGGTCTTGCTGCTCCTCGCTTGCTGGAGCGCCGTTGGCTGCTATGCCCTGCAGGACTACGCTTACAGCCGCCTTGAAGAGATCTGCGAACGCCGGCAGATTCCCGATCGCTTCCGGCAGATTCTCACTCAGCAGGAGACCGCCCTGCTGGGTCTCGAGCTCCTCCTGACCGCCTCCACGCTGGGACTCGGAATCGGGCTGTGGCTCTGGATCGGCTGGCCCGCCCGCGATCTTCCGGACCGGGCGGTTCAAATCGCACTCTGCCTGCTGGAGTATGCGGTCGGCGGCCTGCTGATCGTGCTGGCTGCCGATGTCCTCCCCTGGACCGTCGCCCGCGTCGCCAGCGAGCCGTTCCTGTTTCAGTTCTGGCCCGTCATCCGGTTCGTGCAACTGCTCTTCGCGCCGGCCCTGTGGCTGGCCCGGATTCTCGATCACGCCGCCCACCGCCTGGCCGGCCGGGGGAATCCCGAGGAAGACGACGCCTCGGTCATCAACGAAGAAATCCGCACGGTCGTTGATGAGGGGGAGAAGGAAGGCCTCGTCGGTTCGGACGCCAGCGCCATGATCTATCGCGTCATGGAGCTCCAGGACGAAGATGTCGGCGCGATCATGACGCCCCGCACCGAAATGTACTGCATCAACGTCGAAAGCAGCCTCGAAGAAGCCCGGCTGAAACTGATTGAGGCCGGGCATTCCCGAATCCCGGTCATCGGGGAATCGACGGACGACATCCAGGGAATCCTCTACGCCAAGGACCTTCTCAAGGCGCTGGGTCCCGAGCTTGTCGGGACTTCGCCTTCGACCTTGAAGGAGATTCTGCGGGAGCCGTTCTACATCCCGGTGACGACGCAGATCTCGGCGTTGCTGGAACTGATGAAACGCCAGAAGGTGCAGATTGCCATCGTGCTCGACGAGTACGGCGGCGTGGCGGGACTGGCGACGATGGAAGACATCCTCGAAGAAATCGTCGGCGAAATCGACGACGAATACGACGACGACGACGACGAAACCGTCGAGGAGGTCCACGAGATTTCGCCGCACAAAGTCGAAGTCGACGCCCGCGTGCACCTCGACGACCTCAACCGTCGGTTTGATTTCGGCCTGCCCGAAGACGGCGAGTTTGACACGATCGGCGGTTTCGTCTTCTCGCAGCTCGGTCGCGTCCCGCGTGTTGGAGAAGTCGTCCCGTGGGAACTTCTCAACATCACCATCCTCGCCGCGGACAAGCGGAAAGCGCTCCGACTGCGACTCGAACTACCGACCGCCGAGTCCGCCGGGAAAGCTGCGGAGAGCGAGACGACGACTTAG
- the ybeY gene encoding rRNA maturation RNase YbeY, whose protein sequence is MTPPQFQIDIVNRQDLLPCDEPGLRRALTHVLIQEGVQEAEISVALVDDLEIHRVNREFLDHDSPTDVISFLLSEPPPNRPQSPWPAGFPLEGELVISVSTAARDASQHGWSPGAELILYAVHGMLHLCGYDDLTDDARPLMRIRERELVTELGLFDPSTATVDPLAGLQS, encoded by the coding sequence GTGACTCCGCCTCAGTTTCAGATCGACATCGTCAACCGTCAGGATCTTCTTCCCTGCGACGAACCCGGACTGCGCCGCGCATTGACGCATGTGCTGATCCAGGAAGGTGTTCAGGAAGCGGAGATCAGCGTCGCCCTTGTCGACGATCTGGAAATTCATCGCGTCAACCGCGAGTTTCTGGATCATGACTCTCCGACGGACGTCATCAGCTTCCTGCTCTCCGAGCCTCCCCCGAATCGCCCCCAATCCCCCTGGCCTGCCGGTTTTCCGCTGGAAGGGGAACTGGTTATCAGCGTCAGCACGGCAGCTCGGGACGCCTCGCAACACGGCTGGAGTCCTGGCGCGGAACTGATACTATATGCCGTCCACGGAATGCTGCACTTGTGCGGTTATGACGATCTGACTGACGACGCCCGGCCGCTGATGCGGATCCGGGAACGCGAACTCGTGACGGAACTTGGACTTTTCGATCCTTCCACAGCGACGGTCGATCCTCTGGCGGGCTTGCAGTCGTGA